Proteins encoded in a region of the Tripterygium wilfordii isolate XIE 37 chromosome 21, ASM1340144v1, whole genome shotgun sequence genome:
- the LOC119988271 gene encoding plant UBX domain-containing protein 4-like, with translation MASRDKKPAKPSSSRDSRIRTLSDLNRPTAPDSDSDDDAPQEYYTGGEKSGMLVQDPSKGSNNDVDAIFNQARQLGAVEGPIDQLNPSSSSRSFAGTGQRLSGDAVPPAPQQPEAVVHNIVFWSNGFTVNDGPLRRLDDPENASFLESIRKSECPKELEPADRRSSVHVNLIRREEKCPEPEKCHVPFQGVGRTLGSSSTQPAPEPTATSASLNSAHIPSTGLAIDEALPLTSVQLRLADGSRLIARFNYHHTINDIRAFIDASRPGGARNYQLQLVGFPPKVLNDPTQTIEQAGLANSVVIQKF, from the exons ATGGCATCACGGGACAAGAAACCTGCGAAGCCTTCAAGCAGCAGAGACAGTCGAATCCGCACGCTTTCCGATCTCAACCGCCCCACAGCTCCGGATTCTGACAGCGACGACGATGCGCCTCAGGAGTACTACACTGGTGGCGAGAAGAG TGGCATGCTAGTCCAAGATCCTTCAAAAGGTAGCAATAATGATGTTGATGCCATTTTTAATCAAGCTAGACAGCTTGGAGCTGTAGAGGGACCCATTGATCAGTTGAATCCATCGTCAAGCTCTAGAAGCTTTGCCGGAACTGGTCAAAGACTCTCAGGCGATGCTGTGCCACCTGCTCCTCAGCAGCCTGAGGCTGTTGTTCACAACATTGTTTTCTGGAGCAATGGTTTCACAGTAAATGATGGTCCTTTGAGGAGGTTGGATGATCCTGAAAATGCATCTTTCTTAGAG AGCATCAGGAAGTCTGAGTGTCCAAAAGAGCTTGAACCTGCTGACAGAAGGTCCTCAGTTCATGTCAATTTGATTAGGAGGGAAGAGAAGTGTCCA GAACCAGAGAAATGCCATGTTCCATTTCAGGGAGTGGGAAGAACTCTTGGTAGCAGCAGTACTCAACCAGCCCCTGAACCAACTGCTACTTCAGCTTCTTTAAATTCTGCTCACATCCCTTCCACGGGCCTCGCTATCGATGAAGCATTGCCATTAACTTCAGTTCAGCTTAGGTTGGCTGATGGTTCACGCCTGATAGCTCGCTTCAATTACCACCACACAATCAACGACATTCGTGCATTCATTGACGCATCCAGGCCAGGGGGTGCTCGGAATTATCAGCTGCAGCTGGTCGGATTCCCTCCTAAAGTTCTTAACGATCCTACCCAGACCATAGAGCAGGCCGGCCTTGCCAATTCTGTAGTCATTCAGAAATTCTAG
- the LOC119989870 gene encoding homeobox protein SHOOT MERISTEMLESS-like encodes MMIPLVTTSHHSNHHQQQQQHQHQQYPDSNTLFFPLPFTNNNQQISYFMENNDIINSDTDSSVKAKIMAHPHYHRLLNAYINCQKVGAPPEVVARLEEACASAAAIDPAVMGCIGEDPALDQFMEAYCEMLTKYEQELTKPFMEAMLFLQSVECQFKGLSVSSSTSGAASGEALERNGTSEEEVDVNNSFTDAQADDHELKGQLLRRYSGYLGSLKQEFTKKRKKGKLPKEARQQLLDWWSRHDRWPYPSESQKLVLAESTGLDQKQINNWFINQRKRHWKPSEDMQYMVMDATHPYYNYMDNVLGNPFSMDFSASSLL; translated from the exons ATGATGATTCCTCTCGTGACTACTTCACATCATAgcaatcatcatcaacaacagcaacagcatCAACATCAACAATATCCAGACTCAAATACCCTATTCTTCCCTCTCCCTTTCACCAACAATAATCAACAGATCAGTTACTTCATGGAGAACAACGACATCATCAACAGTGACACTGATTCTTCTGTGAAGGCTAAGATTATGGCTCATCCCCACTACCACCGCCTCTTGAACGCATATATCAATTGTCAAAAG GTTGGAGCACCACCTGAAGTAGTGGCAAGATTGGAAGAGGCATGTGCATCTGCGGCGGCAATAGATCCGGCGGTTATGGGATGTATCGGTGAAGATCCGGCTCTTGATCAGTTCATGGAGGCATATTGTGAGATGCTGACCAAGTATGAGCAAGAACTCACTAAACCCTTCATGGAAGCCATGCTTTTCCTTCAAAGCGTTGAGTGCCAATTTAAAGGTCTCTCAGTTTCCTCTTCTACTTCTGGCGCTG CTTCTGGGGAAGCTCTTGAGAGGAATGGAACTTCCGAAGAAGAGGTCGATGTGAACAACAGCTTCACAGATGCCCAAGCAGACGATCATGAACTGAAAGGCCAGCTTTTGCGGAGGTACAGTGGATATTTAGGCAGTCTAAAGCAGGAGTTtacgaagaaaaggaagaaagggaAGCTGCCCAAAGAAGCCAGGCAACAATTGCTGGATTGGTGGAGCAGACATGACAGATGGCCGTATCCATCC GAGTCACAGAAGCTAGTCCTAGCGGAGTCGACGGGTCTGGATCAGAAGCAAATAAACAACTGGTTTATTAACCAAAGGAAACGTCACTGGAAGCCTTCGGAGGATATGCAGTATATGGTGATGGATGCAACCCATCCTTACTATAATTACATGGACAATGTTTTAGGCAACCCATTTTCCATGGACTTCTCTGCTTCCTCTCTACTTTGA
- the LOC119988444 gene encoding 50S ribosomal protein L4-like: MALSGSRRILRSFGLFHSQSFRGSNDLYGNVSGNLFPSESSIFVKDVPFRRLSTTILTPGTGDGSSFPVDSTKRSILMPDRKVGLYEDLVIPVTNFLNEEKGLMILAGDVFDVPIRKDIIHRVVLWQLAKRQQGTHSTKTISEVSGTGKKPYNQKGTGRARHGTLRGPQFRGGATMHGPKPRSHAIKLNKKVRRLGLKIALTARAAEGKLLVFDDLEVPTHKTKNIVNHVNEMENTKKLLLVDGGPINEKLKLATQNLHYVNVLPSIGLNVYSILLHDTLVMSRAAVDRIVERMHTPINR; the protein is encoded by the exons ATGGCTCTGTCTGGCTCGAGAAGAATTTTACGCTCATTTGGTTTATTTCACAGTCAGTCATTTCGAGGTTCTAATG ATCTTTATGGCAATGTCTCTGGAAACTTGTTTCCTTCGGAGTCCTCAATCTTTGTCAAG GATGTGCCTTTTCGAAGGCTTTCAACTACCATCCTTACTCCTGGAACTGGTgatggttcttcatttcccgtCGATTCAACTAAAAGGTCTATACTAATGCCCGATCGTAAAGTAG GACTCTATGAAGACCTGGTAATTCCTGTTACAAATTTTCTTAATGAGGAGAAGGGATTAATGATTTTGGCTGGTGATGTTTTTGATGTACCTATAAGGAAGGATATCATTCATCGTGTTGTGCTATGGCAACTTGCAAAGCGGCAACAG GGGACACATTCAACAAAAACTATTAGTGAGGTTAGTGGGACTGGGAAGAAGCCATATAACCAAAAGGGTACTGGAAGAGCGAGGCATGGGACATTGCGTGGACCTCAG TTTAGGGGTGGTGCTACTATGCACGGCCCTAAGCCGCGAAGTCATGCAATCAAGCTGAATAAGAAGGTTCGGCGCCTTGGGCTGAAGATTGCTCTTACTGCTCGTGCAGCAGAAGGGAAG CTTCTGGTTTTCGATGACTTGGAGGTCCCGACTCATAAAACCAAGAACATTGTTAACCATGTCAACGAAATGGAGAACACCAAGAAATTGCTGCTTGTGGACGGGGGCCCCATAAATGAAAAGCTGAAGTTAGCTACACAGAATCTACATTATGTCAACGTACTACCCTCAATT GGTCTGAACGTATACAGCATCTTGTTGCACGACACATTGGTGATGTCCCGTGCTGCAGTGGATAGGATTGTTGAGCGGATGCACACTCCAATTAACCGTTGA
- the LOC119988412 gene encoding chromatin remodeling protein EBS-like codes for MAKTRPGLSSSNPKPGKKDINSYTIRGTNKVVKAGECVLMRPSDVGKPPYVARVEKIESDHRNNVKVRVRWYYRPEESLGGRRQFHGAKELFLSDHYDVQSAHTIEGKCTVHSFKNYTKLENVGAEDYYCRFEYKASNGAFTPDRVAVYCKCEMPYNPDDLMVQCEGCKDWYHPACVGMSIEAAKNLDCFTCEDCKKEMKKSQNGYHELPAAENKVEAKRRKR; via the exons ATGGCTAAAACCCGACCCGGACTGTCCTCTTCAAATCCCAAACCGGGGAAGAAAGACATCAATTCCTATACCATCCGTGGAACGAACAAGGTTGTGAAAG CTGGAGAATGTGTGCTGATGAGGCCATCGGACGTCGGGAAGCCACCATACGTGGCGAGGGTGGAGAAGATCGAGTCTGACCACCGAAACAACGTGAAGGTTAGGGTTCGTTGGTACTACAGGCCCGAGGAATCGCTTGGAGGCAGGAGGCAGTTTCATGGAGCAAAGGAGCTATTTTTATCGGACCACTATGACGTGCAGAGCGCGCACACCATTGAAGGCAAGTGCACTGTCCACTCCTTCAAGAACTACACTAAGCTGGAGAATGTTGGGGCCGAGGATTACTACTGTAGGTTTGAATATAAGGCTTCCAATGGAGCATTCACACCCGACCGGGTTGCTGT GTATTGTAAGTGTGAGATGCCATATAACCCGGATGACCTGATGGTGCAATGCGAGGGATGCAAGGACTG GTACCATCCTGCTTGTGTGGGCATGAGTATTGAAGCAGCGAAAAACTTAGATTGCTTTACCTGTGAGGATTgcaagaaagaaatgaaaaagtctCAGAATGGATACCATGAATTGCCAGCTGCAGAAAACAAG